In Coturnix japonica isolate 7356 chromosome 9, Coturnix japonica 2.1, whole genome shotgun sequence, a single window of DNA contains:
- the HTR2B gene encoding 5-hydroxytryptamine receptor 2B, whose translation MPHPLRFLNGSGAGNGSLSPLSVTEPKENYPNDEQGNKVCWAALLILLVIIPTIGGNILVILAVSLEKKLQYATNYFLTSLAVADLLVGLFVMPIALLIILFDNSWPLPTALCPIWLFLDVLFSTASIMHLCAISLDRYIAIKKPIQASQYNSWATTIIKIIIVWLISIGIAIPVPIRGIEDGDGNSTNITCLLTPDRFHDFILYGSVAAFFIPLAIMIVTYFLTIQVLRKKAYLINKPPQRFTWSTVSTVFQRDATPACSPEKVAMLNGSRKDKTLTNGMPICRMSTIGRKSMQTITNEQRASKVLGIVFFLFLLMWCPFFITNISSVLCNSCDKEVFQKLMEIFVWIGYVSSGVNPLVYTLFNKTFREAFSRYITCNYRTTKTSKVLRKCSSRISFRNSVTENSKLFVMHGMRNGINPIMYQSPMRLRSSPIQASSAILLDTLLLTENEADKTEEQVSYV comes from the exons ATGCCCCATCCTTTACGTTTCTTGAATGGGTCTGGAGCTGGCAATGGATCTTTGTCACCTCTCTCGGTAACAGAACCCAAAGAGAATTACCCGAACGATGAGCAAGGAAACAAAGtgtgctgggcagcactgctgatcCTGCTGGTGATCATCCCCACCATCGGTGGGAACATCCTGGTTATCCTGGCGGTATCTCTGGAGAAAAAGTTGCAATATGCCACCAACTACTTTCTAACATCCCTGGCGGTGGCGGATTTGCTGGTGGGACTGTTTGTGATGCCGATTGCCCTTCTCATAATACTCTTTG ACAACTCCTGGCCTCTTCCAACTGCCTTGTGTCCCATTTGGCTGTTCCTTGATGTCCTCTTTTCCACAGCTTCCATCATGCACCTTTGTGCCATCTCACTAGACCGCTACATTGCGATAAAAAAGCCAATCCAGGCCAGCCAGTACAACTCATGGGCTACAACCATCATCAAAATCATCATTGTTTGGCTCATTTCAATAG gCATTGCTATTCCAGTCCCTATCAGAGGAATTGAAGATGGAGATGGCAACTCTACAAATATTACATGTCTTCTGACGCCTGATCGCTTTCATGACTTCATTCTATACGGATCAGTGGCTGCGTTCTTCATTCCCCTTGCTATCATGATAGTCACTTACTTTCTGACAATTCAAGTGCTACGCAAGAAGGCCTATTTGATCAACAAGCCACCTCAACGTTTCACTTGGTCAACAGTGTCCACAGTATTTCAGCGTGACGCTACACCTGCCTGCTCACCAGAAAAGGTGGCCATGCTGAATGGCTCTAGGAAAGATAAGACTCTGACCAATGGTATGCCCATCTGTAGAATGTCTACCATTGGGAGGAAATCCATGCAAACCATAACCAATGAACAAAGGGCATCAAAAGTGCTTGgaattgtattttttcttttcttgttgatGTGGTGCCCGTTCTTCATAACTAACATAAGTTCAGTCCTGTGCAACTCGTGCGACAAGGAAGTATTTCAAAAGCTCATGGAGATATTTGTTTGGATAGGATACGTATCCTCAGGAGTGAACCCTCTTGTCTACACACTCTTCAACAAAACATTTAGGGAGGCTTTCAGCAGGTATATCACTTGCAACTACCGGACCACAAAGACTAGTAAGGTCCTTCGGAAGTGTTCCAGCAGAATCTCTTTCAGAAATTCTGTGACAGAAAATTCCAAGCTCTTTGTTATGCACGGGATGAGAAATGGGATTAACCCCATCATGTACCAGAGCCCAATGAGGCTGAGGAGCTCACCCATCCAAGCATCATCAGCCATTCTGCTGGATACATTGCTGCTCACAGAGAACGAAgctgacaaaacagaagaacaagtAAGCTACGTATAG